The Candidatus Methylacidiphilales bacterium genome contains the following window.
TGCGTCTATGTCCTGAGCAACCTTTCCGCGCACAAGGAACTGGTGGCCATGATGAGTGCCGGACTCAGCCTCGCCCGCCTTTCCATCCCCTTTTTCCTCCTGGCCCTGGTGGTCAGCTTTATCCAATACCTGTTGTTGCTGGACCTTTCACCCACAGCCGAAAGTCGTCGGGAGGTGCTGATCGCGAACCTCCAGCAACAAGGGAAATCGCCCAATGTTTTCAAATCCATCATTTATAAAAATCCGCAGACCGGGACGATGTGGTACATCCACGAAATTGATATCGCAAACGGAACCCTGAAGCAGGCGGAGATTGTACTTCCGGATGAATTGGGCCGCGACAAGGTAAAGTATTTCGTGGCCCAGGGCCAATACCGCGGGCATTACTGGGATTTCGTCGGCATCCGCAAGGTTGAATTCAAAATCGACGGCAACAGCCTCCCACCGGTCGATCTCAGCCGACTGGACGCCTACGACCTGACGGAACCTCCTGAACAAATGGTGGCCGATTTAAAACCGCCGGAGGAATCCACCTGGCCCGATCTGTATCGATTCATCAATGCGCGCTACCAACCCCCCGCCAACCGCATGGCGCCTTACAAAACGGAACACTACAATCGCACGGCCTATCCGCTTCTGGCCCCGGTGCTCTGCCTCTTCGCGTTTGCCCTCAGCATTGTCCACGACCGCAAAAGCCGCACGGGCGCGGTGTTTAACTGCATTGTGGTTCTGATTGTGGTTTTCATCTTTCAAAAAGTTTCAATCGGCCTCGGCAACGGCACCCGGCTTTCGCCGTTCATGGCCGGGTGGAGCCCGATTCTGGTTTTTGGGGCCGCAGGTCTGGCAATGTTCGCGGCCAAAGTCGGCTGGACCTGGGAAGCTGTTTCGTTTTTAAGAACGTCCGGTTACTGGCCGGATAGAAATCAAAATTAAGAATGAGGAATGTGGAATTCAGAACTAAAATCAAAAAAGATTTGCCATGAACATTCCAAAACTCTGCATTTCATCTGTGGAAAGTGCGTCCAACAAAACCCCCTTTTCTTCCCCCTTGTCAGGGGGATGTCTGCTGCTTTCCTTATTTGCGTTCATCCGCGTTCATCCGCGGTTAAAATGCTTCTTTTCGTGCCTTGGCGTCTTCGTGGTTGTTTTCGCCTTCACATTTTCAACACCCGCCCCGGTCCACGCCCAAAGCCAGCCTGAAATGAACGCCGAAGCCGCTGCGCGGTTCGAAAAATACGACAAGGAACTGAACCGCGTTTATCAGGGCATCCTCAAAGGCCTCGACGCCGAGGGGCAAAAGAAATTGAAAGCAGCCGAGGAAGCCTGGATCAAATACCGCGACGCCGAGGCGGCCTTCCAGGCCGACAGCGAACGCGGAGGCTCGCTGTCGAACTACATCTATCTCGACACCCAAGCCACCCTGACCAAGGCGCGAATTGACGCTTTGAAAAAAGGCGGCGGATAGAAATCATTCACCGCAGTTGCGGAGAACTCTGAGGCAAGATAGTTCTTCGTTCGTAGTTCTTTGTGATTTGCTGTCTTGGCAGTTCAACTCTTTTACTCCGTGACTCGGTGGCTCCGTGAGAGAAATAGGCTCTACTTGGCGGTCTTTGCGCGAAATATGATTTATGTGGGCGCGACAGGAATCGAACCTGCATGGATTGCTCCAAAGGAACCTAAATCCTTCGCGTCTGCCAATTTCGCCACGCGCCCCGCTAATTCCCGAATTTCCCGCCTTTTGACCCCCAAGTCAAGGCAGCCCTGTTCATGGGCAGTCAGTTCACCGCAGGCGCAGGACGCGGAGAAGCAGTTTTATCCGCAGATGAACGCAGATGGGTACAGATTTTGAAAATCAAAACAAGGAGTTGGCCACAAAAAACACAAAAATGAGTGGGGAGTTTTTACAAAAAGATCGCAGAGTTTTTGGAGTTTTTTGGATCTCTCCTAAAACTCCAGGTTCACTGTGCTCTCTTTGTAAAAAATGCTTTGCCTCTGATAATCTGTGTAAATCTTCTTAATCTGCGGATAAAATGCTTTCCTTTGCGGCTTGGCGTCTTTGCGCGAGGACCTGTGCTGGTTATCCGGATTTGAAAATCTTCCCCAGGATACGCTTCAATTCCTTCAACACCGGTGAAGCCCCCTGCGCCGGTTCAACCAGATAAAAATGAATGTACGGTCTCGGCTTCTTGAGCGGGCGAAACACCGTCCCCACACCGCAGTAGCGCGACAGCCGCCGGCTCAGAAACGAAATCCCCACGCCCGCCGCCACCATGTTGACCGCCAGAATCCACGACGACGCTTCTTCGACCACACCCGGCTCAAATCCCGCCCGCGCGCAGGAGGATAAAATCTCGGAGTACAACTTCGGATTCGCCGCGTAGGGAAACAGGATGAATTTTTCCCGTGCAAGCCGCGCGAGCGCAATCTCCTTATTTCCCGCCAGCGGATGGTTGTCGGGCAAGGCAATCCCCATCTCTTCCCGCGTGACCAACACGCATTTCAACGCCTCATCCTGTGATGGAAGCGAAATAAAAGCGCCGTCCAGCCGGCCGCGGGCCACTTCGCGGGCCAGTTGTTCGGAATGCTCCTGCCTCAAATGCAAGCTCACCTGCGGAAGCTGGTCCCGCAGATCGCGGAGCATCGACGGCAAAAAACTGGCCATCGCGGCTTCGGTGTAACCCAGCGCAAGCGATCCCCGCTTTCCGTCGGCGGCATCGCGAGTCTCCAGCAGTACAGATTCCACGCCGTCGATTGCGGGCGAAACATGCCGGTAAAGATATGTTCCGGCCTGGGTCAGTTGCACACGCCGCTTGGTGCGCGTGAACAGCGGACAACCCAGTTCCGCCTCCATCCCGGCGATCTGCCGGGAAAGCGCAGGCTGGGTCAGATGCAACTCAGCAGCGGCCCGGTGGAAGTTGAGATGGTCGGCCAGCGCAAGGAAAGAACGCAGGTGTCGAAGTTCGATATTCATGATGTTTTAAAGTTATCAAGTAATGCCAATTTAATATTTCACATTTATCATAAAAATCGAGTAGATTTCCTGTGGCTTGAGACGGGATTACATGCCAGGAATGGATCGCCACGTCCGGCGGTTGCCGGACTCGCGATGACGAACCACGCGGGAGCGTCATTGCGACGAGAACGGCGAAGCCGGACGACGCGGCAATCCACGTATGAACGTATAATTTGAGACTGACTTATGGGTAAAACTTTATTTGAAAAAGTCTGGGATGCGCACGCCGTCCGGCAACTCGCCAACGGCCAGACCCAGCTCCTCATCGGCACCCACCTGATCCACGAGGTCACCAGCCCGCAGGCTTTTGCCATGCTGCGCGACCTCGGCCTCAAGGTGAAGTTCCCCCGCCGCACCTTCGCCACCGTGGACCACATCGTGCCCACCGACAAGTTCGAGGAGCCCTATGCCGACCCGCTGGCCGACGCCATGATCAAGGAACTGCGCAAAAATTGCGCCCAGTTCGGCGTGACCTTTTTCGACCGCAGCACCGGACGACAGGGCATCGTCCACATCATCGGGCCTGAACTGGGCATCACACAACCCGGCACCACCATCGCCTGCGGCGACTCGCATACATCCACCCACGGGGCCTTCGGCGCCATCGCC
Protein-coding sequences here:
- a CDS encoding LptF/LptG family permease produces the protein MKIIDRYLVVTLVLPFLFCCASLYFVFVVIDLFDNVSDLVHAHSSLWNLVLIYLVLIPQVAPVILPFAFFLSCVYVLSNLSAHKELVAMMSAGLSLARLSIPFFLLALVVSFIQYLLLLDLSPTAESRREVLIANLQQQGKSPNVFKSIIYKNPQTGTMWYIHEIDIANGTLKQAEIVLPDELGRDKVKYFVAQGQYRGHYWDFVGIRKVEFKIDGNSLPPVDLSRLDAYDLTEPPEQMVADLKPPEESTWPDLYRFINARYQPPANRMAPYKTEHYNRTAYPLLAPVLCLFAFALSIVHDRKSRTGAVFNCIVVLIVVFIFQKVSIGLGNGTRLSPFMAGWSPILVFGAAGLAMFAAKVGWTWEAVSFLRTSGYWPDRNQN
- a CDS encoding DUF1311 domain-containing protein yields the protein MNIPKLCISSVESASNKTPFSSPLSGGCLLLSLFAFIRVHPRLKCFFSCLGVFVVVFAFTFSTPAPVHAQSQPEMNAEAAARFEKYDKELNRVYQGILKGLDAEGQKKLKAAEEAWIKYRDAEAAFQADSERGGSLSNYIYLDTQATLTKARIDALKKGGG
- a CDS encoding LysR family transcriptional regulator, with amino-acid sequence MNIELRHLRSFLALADHLNFHRAAAELHLTQPALSRQIAGMEAELGCPLFTRTKRRVQLTQAGTYLYRHVSPAIDGVESVLLETRDAADGKRGSLALGYTEAAMASFLPSMLRDLRDQLPQVSLHLRQEHSEQLAREVARGRLDGAFISLPSQDEALKCVLVTREEMGIALPDNHPLAGNKEIALARLAREKFILFPYAANPKLYSEILSSCARAGFEPGVVEEASSWILAVNMVAAGVGISFLSRRLSRYCGVGTVFRPLKKPRPYIHFYLVEPAQGASPVLKELKRILGKIFKSG